A window of Corvus hawaiiensis isolate bCorHaw1 chromosome 17, bCorHaw1.pri.cur, whole genome shotgun sequence contains these coding sequences:
- the TP53INP2 gene encoding tumor protein p53-inducible nuclear protein 2 isoform X3, protein MFQRLTSLFFSDSNTPEGLEEPKPFVEEEEEEDGWLIIDLAGSRARPGPARRPGAGGTGRSARPRPTPPGPPPPPAASPAPAGPCLMDESWFVTPPPCFTAEEPGPDGVGSSPMEDLLIEHPSMSVYVTSTLEVDGEGPEDDAAA, encoded by the exons ATGTTTCAGCGTCTCACCAGCCTCTTCttcagtgacagcaacacaccAGAGGGCCTAGAGGAGCCCAAACCCTTTgttgaggaagaggaggaggaagatggcTGGCTCATAATTGATCTTGCAG GCAGCCgtgcccgccccggccccgcccgccgccccggtGCTGGCGGTACCGGGCGCTCGGCGCGACCCCGCCCGACACCCCCCGGTCCGCCACCGCCACCGGCCGCTTCCCCGGCTCCGGCCGGTCCCTGCTTGATGGACGAGAGTTGGTTTGTCACCCCTCCCCCCTGTTTTACTGCAGAGGAGCCCGGCCCCGACGGCGTGGGGAGCAGCCCCATGGAGGACCTGCTCATCGAGCACCCCAGCATGTCCGTCTACGTCACCAGCACCCTCGAGGTGGATGGGGAGGGCCCCGAGGACGATGCTGCAGCGTGA